ataggtttgccccggggggaatggatgggggatatggaatgtggcaaagagcaggaataacgcaactgaaagatctgtttgtggatgggaagttcgcgagtctgggagcgctgaccgagaaatatgggttgccccaagggaatgcgttcaggtacatgcaattgagggcttttgcgaggcaacaggtgagggaattcccgcagctcccgacacaagaggtgcaggacagagtcatctcaaagaaatgggtgggggatggtaaggtgtcggatatatatagggaaatgagggacgaaggggagactatggtggacgaactaaaagggaaatgggaagaagagctaggggaggagatcgaggaggggctgtgggcagatgccctaaacagggtaaactcgtcgtcctcgtgcgccaggctaagcctgattcagtttaaggtattacacagggcacatatgactggaacacggctcagtaaattttttggggtggaggataggtgtgcgaggtgctcgagaagcccagcgaatcatacccatatgttttggtcatgcccggcactacaggggttttgggtgggggtgacaaaggcgctttcaaaagtagtaggagtccgggtcgaaccaagctgggggttggctatatttggggttgcacaagagccgggagtgcaggaggcgagagaggccgatgttttggcctttgcgtccctagtagcccggcgcaggatattgctaatgtggaaagaagccaagcccccgggggtggagacctggataaatgatatggcggggttcataaagctagagcggattaagttcgtcctaagggggtcggctcaagggttcaccaggcggtggcaaccgttcgtcgaatatcttgcggaaagatagatggggaaaaaaagaaggcagcagcagcagcccaggacttgggggggggggggggggggggggggggggggagggatgggggtggggtgggtggggggggcatagcctgtgacaaggcagttgccaattagggctagttttcatttttgttatttaatatttatttatttgttgttttttgtttatataaaaaaggtcattattatctgtattgttataatgttgtgtaaaggatgcacaatgtactgtgttggttgaccaaaaattttcaataaaatatttataaaaaaaaaaaatattatgtTTTGATGCATTATTTCATCTGAATTTTGATTTCTTTTTATGTAAGAGAATCAAGatggataattagcaataaagttgtatttttggacacctccaatcaaccagatcttgggcttatttttgaagataaaataaaaaatcttatcactcatatagttgccaaaataagtgtaagcccgaggattggaaacttgtttaagaattcagcaaaggaggatcaagaaactcataaaAGGAAAATAGAATAGGAGAGCAAACTGGCTAGAAACATAAAAAAAACAACTGGAAAAGTTCCTgtaaaatgtgaaaaggaaaagattcgcaaagaccaatgtgggtccattccagacagagacaggagagtttataatggggaataaggaaatgacagcgAAAATAAACAATGtgtatctgtcttcacagaggaagatacggaaattgtcccaaaaacacgcGAGAACCAAGGGatcagtgagcacgaggaactgaaagagattagcattagtgaaaaagcagtactggagaaattaatgtggttgaaagttaataaatcgccaaaagctgctgctctacatcccagagtgttgaaagaggtggctgtagagagagtggatacattggtgatcatctttcaaaattctatagattctggaatggttcctgcagattggaaggtggtaaatgtaaccccaatatttaagtagggagagagaaaacggggaaccacagacctattagcctgacatcagaaggagggaaaatgctacaatctattataaaggatgtgataacatacaaattaggagcaagagtaggccactcggcccctcgagcctgctccaccatttaataagttgatctgattgtaacctcaactccagattcccccccgataacctttcaccccacttgcttatcaagaatctattcaactcagtcttcaaaatattcaaagactctgcttccactgccctttgaggaagaagttccaaagactcccaactcggagagaaaaaagttctcctctgccttaaatgggcaagtattacttttaaagtgactccaatttctagattctcccacaagaggaaacatcctttccacatccaccctgtcaaggcccctcaggatctgatatggttcaatcaagtcacctaaactccattggacacaagcccagcctgtccaatcattcctcataagaccagcctccaattccaggtatgagcccagtaaaccttctctgaactgcttccaacacatttacatccttccttaaatgagagcaatactgtacacagtgctccagatgtggactcatcaatgtcctgttttactgaagcacaacctccctacttttgtattcaattccctttttgtgagtcatgctcttggacacccagatccctcggagtctcagagctctacaatctctcactattcaaatcagaaactgttttattcttctggcaacatggacaatttctcattttctcacattattctccatttgacagatcttttcccactcacgtaacctacctctatcctttctagtctccttatgtcctcttcacaatttactttccgacCAATCTTTATACCatcggagcaggagttggccattcagccatcgatcctgcgccaccattcaatatgatcttggctgatcatccacttcacggtagcacagtggttagcacagttgcttcacagctccagggtcccaggttcgaatccggcttgggtcacggtctgtgcggagtttgcactttctccctgtgcctgagtgggtttcctctgggtgctccggtttcctcccacagtccaaagatgtgcaggttagatggattggccatgctacattgctgtCAGTGTCCATAAagtttgggtggggtcactgggttacggggatagggtgggggtggactttggtcgggtgctctttccaagggccggtgcagactcaataggccgaatggcctccttctgcattgtaaatactatgattctatgattcaatgtcttttccccacactatctccatatccatttgtgttattgatatttagaaatcggtcagttgggtggcacggtggttagcactgttgcctcacggcaccaagaacctgagttcgatcctggccccgggtcactgtccatgtggagtatgcacattctccgagTGCATTGTGGTTCTCAGATCCACAACCGAACTTGATGTGTAGCATTGGTGAATTGGCCTCGCCACacggccccttaattagaaaaacataatttattaaacaaaaacaaaaaaagaaatCTGCCAGTCTCTgcgttaaacacactcagtgactgagctcccacagccctctggggtagagaattccaaagattcacaacccgaggagtaaagaaatgtctcctccgagaccggtcctaagtggcttcccccttattttgaaattgtgtcccctggttccagactccccaaccaggggaaacatctcacctgcacccaccctgtctactcctttatggattttgtaaatttcaatgaaatcccctctcattccttgaaaccctagagaaaagaggcctagtttccccaatctctcttcacaggacagtcctgccaaacccagaacaagtctggtgaaactttgttgctgttcctctgtggcaatccctttcctaaggtaaggggagtaaaactgcacacattactccagctgtggtctaagcatttcataatgatcaatgtcatcgaggcacgttgcctggttcttctttggcaccggtatgatggtgatcttcttgaagcaggtaggaacctcagaatggagtagggagaggttgaggatgtccgcgaacacacctgccagttggtccgcgcaggatctgggtgcatggcagggactcccgtcaggacctgtcgctttctgagggttcactttcaagaaggccactctgactttggaggctggaacggtgggcatgggtgtgaccaaggctgctggggcagatgacagAGGTttcttggtttcctgctcgaaataagcatagaatgcattgagtttgttgggaaggggtgcgctgttgctaaagatcctactcagctttgctttttagcgcattatgttgtttaagcctcgccacaatcgatgagagtccatgattctcgcttagtctgggcaactcttctgttgtctcttggcatccctgttggctttgcagaggtcgtacctagatttttttgtactgacttgaacgcctcagacgtggccttcagtcgggagtgaatctcccgattaaaccatggtttctggttgggtaacgtacgtactaccttctttgacacacaatcttctacacacttactgatgaagtctgtgatggtgctggcatactcatttaggttaactccgagttcttgaatatggaccagtcacgtcagagctcttctgttgcctcagaccagcattgcacaaccttcaTAACCAGATTCtccagcttaagtttctgcttaaggagcgccatcttgtggtccgattttacgaagtgcggtcaggggatggatcatcaggcgcccttgatgtttgtgtagcagtggtcaaggatgttggggcccctgttgggacaggagatgtgttgggggAATTTGGGCAGtgcactcgaggttggcctggttaaaatcctcggccacgatgaacaaggcctccgggtattcggcttcattgttatttatagcggttacaattcatcaagcgccttcttcacttccgcctggggtgggatgtagaccgccgtgatgatggcagaggtGAATTCCGTGGAAGGCAGTGTGGACgtcacttcacagtcgggtattccaggtccggggagcagtagttcgccagggtcgccacatccgagcaccaggagttgacgaggagacaaacccctccacccactccaggttcagtcctggatgtgattaacagcagaatccaatccaacATCACTTGTGACCCCTTTGGTGCCTCagtatgttggacgactgagtgaatccctccccacagtgagagcaggtgaatggcctctttcaagtgtgaactcgctggtgtctccgcaatgtggatgatgtttgaaacctctttgtgcagtgagagcagctgaacggtctctcctcagtgtgaatgagctggtgggacatcagtacctgagagctttgaaacccactcccacagtcggagcatttaaacggtctctcattgctgtgagtgacattgtggctcagcaggtgatgaccgagtgaatcttttcccagtcagagaggtgaacgggctctcaacggtgtgacctcgctcgtgtttcatcaggttggatgaggttctaaagcactttgtgcagtgagagcagctgaacggtttcgcctcagagtgaacacgctggtgggacatcagtcgctgtgagcttttgaaacccctccagcagtcagagcatttaaagggcctgctcttggtgtgagtgacattgtggctacgcaggccggataattgagtgaatcccatatcacacacagtgcagatgtatggcttctccccggtgtgaactctctggtgtctcggcaggttggataactgagcgaatcccttcccacagtcagagcaggtgaatggcatctccccggtgtgaactcgttcgtgtctccgcaggttgccaatgtcagtgaatccctttttacactgagagcagttgaaaggcctctctccagtgtgaactcgttcgtgtttccgcaggttgccaatgtcattgaatctcatttcacactgaaagcaggtgaaaggcctttctccagtgtgaactcgttcgtgtttccgcaagttgccaatgtcagtgaatccctttttacactgagagcagatgaaaggcctctctccagtgtgaactcgttcgtgcctccgcaggctgctaatgtcagtgaatccctttccacactgagagcaggtgaaaggcctctctccagtgtgaacccgtttgTGTTTCCTTAGGTTGCTAATGtcattgaatcccttttcacactgagagcaggtgaaaggcctctctccagtgtgaactcgttcgtgttggcgcaggctgccaatgtcagtgaatcccttttcacactgagagcaggtgaacggcctctctccagtgtgactgcgttgatgccttgccagctcgtgtggggctctgaatcccttcacacaatcctcacatttccatggtttctccatggtccgggtgatcttgcgtctcaccacgttggatgatcagttgaagcctcatccacacacagaacacctatacagtctctccctgctgtgaatgtagtattgtttcaggctgtgtcactggttaaagctctttccacagtcagtgctccgtaacagtctcacacgggctgtctgtgtgtgtctcagtgcttttccagacacactgatgtttaaaatctcttgaagcagacagaatagacaaacatttctccttctagattcaaaggccaatgatcccaagaattgagtgactcaagtcagttcttgacgtgatatttagtttgaaatctcggcctcaaactcctcttgttcgaacttcctgcaaacagattttacaatagtcatcattgttagtacaggatagaaactcagaacaaacaattctagtttctatcaaacattctttcctctctctttccctgaaatgctctaaatctcaatcccacacactctccctccattctcactctgctgtatctaatattccccctcccaattctcctgaaggtgctgattcaggctgattgacaaatcaaagctcactgcttcctgccctggacagagagacctatattcacttactttccctcccaattttcctggaggtgttgatcaacaaatctaaactcactaaaacctgtacaagagtagagaatctccatacaagtacatttactgattagagatagggaaattctgaggaagaactttATTTGGTCACAGAGTGGTCATGACATGGAACTCACTGCCCATAAacgttgtggaagtcgagatgatcaataattcaaaataatatATGAAGAAAAAAAGCTTtcggggaacagggatatcgaaagggaatgggactgactggattactgtacagagagtcagcattgacttgagttcccaaatggattctgtaaatgctgcaatgactgtatgactggaaatatatcatgtaggtagaactaataatacatgtatttcattacagaaccatcaataatatatctaatacattccatacaacactagatatatctctgcgcaatataacatttttaaaaaatcatttacgggatgtgggagtcgctggttcagccagcatttattgcccatccctagttgcccttcagaaggtggtgatgagttacattcttgaaccgttgcagtccttgagttgttggtacatcccctgtgctgtcagggaaggagttccaggatgtcgccccagcaacaatgaaggaagggcgatatatttccaagtctgtctggtgagtgacttggaggtgaacctccaggtagtggggttcccaactatctgctgctcttgtccttctagatagtagtggttatgggtttggaaggtgctgtcggaggaggcttggtgagttactgcagtgtatcttgtagatggtatacacggctgccactgttcgtcggtggtggagtgtttgaatattcatggaatggggagcagtcaagcaggctgctttgttttggatggtgtagagcagcatcttgagtgttgttggagctgcactcaaccaggcaagtggtaatTATTCTATtacatgcctgacttgtgccttgtatatggtggacaggctttgggggtcagaagGTGCATTATTCACTGTAGTCTTTGGCCTGCCCGGATGgccaccgtattaatatggctcgtccagttcagttcctgatcaatggtaaccctcaggatgttggctgtggaggattcagcaaagctaatcccactgaatgtcaaggggtggtggttagatcctcctttataggagatggtcattgcctgccacttgtgtagtacaaatgtaacttgccacttatcagccaacatcACAGATACTGTGTaggacatgctgcatttggacatggactgcttcattatctgaggagtcacgaatggtgtcgaacatttggacatggactgctctattatctgaggaatcacgaatggtgttgaacattgtgcagtcatccacaaacattcccacttctagccttgtgatgaaagggaggtcattgatgaagcagctagagATGATTCGGCCCAGGagtgtgccctgaggaactcctggagctgagatgattgacctccaaccaccacagtcatcttcctttgtgccaggtatgactccaaccagcggagagttttccccgattcccattgactgcagtttagctggggctccttgatgccatagtcagtcaaatgctgccttgataccaagggcagtcactctcacgtcacctctggcattcagctcttttgtccatgtttgaaccaaggctgtaatgaggtcaggagctgagtgaccttggttggacgcaaactgagcgtccgtgagcaggttttgctgagtaagtaccacttgctagcgctgttaatgactcctcccatcactttgctgatggtggagagtattccgacagggaagtaatggGTTGGGTTTggtttgtcctgtttactgttccctttaatgtcagccatctcctggggaaagctgccctttaaatgtgaacattaggaaagagaccatcattttagccagacaaataaatgtgtcaagttgAGGGAGCAAagtatgtcaatgtctttcagtcagccagagagagagagacctgggccaagctttccagagtctgtaccctccctggattcacttcctttccctccagTTGCTGCAAgctaccaattgaaggtcagaatgagacaagaaatggaaagagggagaaaagaaagtgttttactcacagatgttgcagacaggagtctgtgagcagctcaagctcattcagggtcggaggaacaacagctttgctcggcagaaacctccacgtccagcttccgcattgagacaatgaaggagctctgattggtgga
This portion of the Scyliorhinus torazame isolate Kashiwa2021f chromosome 5, sScyTor2.1, whole genome shotgun sequence genome encodes:
- the LOC140422132 gene encoding uncharacterized protein → MEKPWKCEDCVKGFRAPHELARHQRSHTGERPFTCSQCEKGFTDIGSLRQHERVHTGERPFTCSQCEKGFNDISNLRKHKRVHTGERPFTCSQCGKGFTDISSLRRHERVHTGERPFICSQCKKGFTDIGNLRKHERVHTGERPFTCFQCEMRFNDIGNLRKHERVHTGERPFNCSQCKKGFTDIGNLRRHERVHTGEMPFTCSDCGKGFAQLSNLPRHQRVHTGEKPYICTVCDMGFTQLSGLRSHNVTHTKSRPFKCSDCWRGFKSSQRLMSHQRVHSEAKPFSCSHCTKCFRTSSNLMKHERGHTVESPFTSLTGKRFTRSSPAEPQCHSQQ